The following DNA comes from Ignavibacteria bacterium.
TTATCGATAAGAAACTTATTTGGTACCGGAAGAAAAGTTGAAGCAAGATTTAAAAAAGAGATAAAAACCACACAGGAGCTTGAACTGAACTATCTTGAGCCATGGGTTTTAGGCTACCCGGTAAATATGAATTTTGCATTTCTTCAGAGGATCGAGGATTCATCTTATATTAAACGAGATCTTAGCTTTAAAACTGACGCTATGATCACTAAAAAGATAACTGTTTCGGCAATCTTTGATTATGAACGGGTAATACCGACATCACAAAGTAATTTTTTCACTATTTTTGACAGCCGCGTTTTAGGCGCAGGAATTGAAATAAAATATGACAGCAGGGATTATGTTTACAATCCGCTTTCAGGAATTTTATACCGTACGAGTTATTCAGTTGGTCAGAAAAAAATTTACAATTCATCCTCATTCCCTTTGCTGGATATACCCGGAGATTTTACAGTGCAGAACGGTGCAATGCACCTTGATTTTTACTACAGCTTCTTCAAACGCCAAAGCTCACTGCTTGGGCTTCACGGCGTTGAAATACGCTCACCCCGTTTTGAAGCTGCTGACCTTTTCAGGCTGGGTGGAAACAGTACAGTAAGAGGTTACCGTGAAGGGCAATTTTTAGCTTCACGGGCGGCATGGGGAAATTTTGAGCTGCGTTATTCACTCACCCGCCGCAGCTTTGCTGCAATATTTTATGATGCAGGCTATTACCTGAAGCCTGAAGATGATATCTATAATATTCCCTCGCAGGAAGGATTCATTTTTGGTTACGGTCTTGGAGTTAGGATTGAGACTTCCCTGGGAATGTTCGGTGTAAGCTACGCCCTTGGCAGGGGTGATTCTATTTTAGAGGGTAAGATACACTTCGGGCTGGTTAATGATTTTTGATGTTGTCATTCTGAGGAAGTGCGAGTGCAGGTAAACATCCAATACGTTAATATTTGTCATTCTGAGTGAGCGAAGCAAACGAAGTATCCAGACGATAGAATATAAGTTTTCAGAAATTTTGGAAGGTCATAGAATATAAAAAGCTTAAAATTAAACGCGCTCATCCCCTGGATCCTTCGCTGCGCTCAGGATGACAATACTTATCGTTAAACTCTGTCATTTTGAGTGAGCGAAGCGAACGAAGAATCTAGACGAATATTTTTATAGTAGTGTAAAATTTAACATTCCAGTTAACTTTAATATACAGTATCAAATGTCCAACTCATACTATGTTTACATCTTATCCAGCAGAAGAAATGGTACGATATACACTGGTGTAACCAACAACCTACTACAAAGGATGTATTCACATAAGAATAATTTATTGAAAGGGTTTACGTCAAGATATGGAGTAAACAGGTTGGTCTATTATGAAGAAACCGGTGATATTTATGCAGCAATTGAGAGAGAAAAAGAAATTAAAGGCTGGACTAGAATTAAAAAGATGAAGTTGATCGAATCAGTTAATCCCAACTGGAAAGATTTAAGCCAAGATTGGTTTAAATGAAATACTCTCCTGGATCCTTCGCTGCGCTCAGGATGACAATACTTATTGTTAAGTTCTGTCATTCTAAGGAAGCGAAGCGAACGAAGAATCCAGACCATTAGCTTTGAGTTTTCTTAAATTTCGGAAGGTCAACGTAAATTAATATAATTAAACATAAAGGCTAACCTCTCCTGGATCCTTCGCTGCGCTCAGGATGACAATACTTATCGTTAAACTCTGTCATTCTGAGTGAGCGAAGCGAACGAAGAATCTAGACCATTAGCTTTGAGTTTTCTTAAATTTGTGAGGTCATTATATCTTAATAAAATTAGACATTATAGCTTACCTCCCCTGGATCCTTCGCTGCGCTCAGGATGACAATACTTATCGTTAAACTCTGTCATTCTGAGTGAGCGAAGCGAACGAAGAATCTAGACCATTAGCTTTGAGTTTTCTTAAATTTGTGAGGTCATTGTATCTTAATAAAATTAAACATTATAGCTTACCTCCCCTGGATCCTTCGCTTCGCTCAGGATGACAGGAATTAATAATAAATTATCCTGTAATCATACCCTTTCTTTTCAAATACCTGCTTGCCTATTTCACACTTCCCGCAATTTTCACGGGTGCAGTAAAAATTGTAAAGCTGAATTGCGCCCTGCTCCATTGAAGGCGAATTAAGCCGAATGTCCTTATCACCAAGAAGCTGAGAAGATAAAATTCTGGTGATATTGTTATCAGTTTTAACCCTGTGCCGGGTATAGATATTCAAAGCATTTTCTTTTATTAAAGGTTTATTAAATTCATCAGCATACAGCAACGCTGTTGGCAAAATTACATTTATGATCATATCACCGATCCTCTGTTTTCCTGCCAGTACCTTTTCACCTGCTGATCTTTTTCCCAGGTCATAATGTGATTTCCAGTAATCATCAATTCCCGGATGCAGTAAATCCTGTAATTGTGGATAAGCGTTCTTTACGCTGAACCCGGGATTGTTGAAAATATTGATAATACTTCTGAACATATCTTTGTAAAGCAGCTTGTAAACAATTTGCGAGCCATAAGCGAGTCTTATTGTTGGAAAGTTCTGCGGGCGCTGGCCAAAAAAATTCCACATACTGCGCTCCATTAAAGGTACTTTAAGTTTTGGCTCTAATTCCCTCCAAACATTCTTGATCTCATCAATATAGCCCTCTTTCACACGCACATCAAACAATAAGCCGCCTGCGCCAAAAAGCATTGCCTGAATTGCTGTTACATTTTTATTTGAATGTTTATCAAATAATTTCAAAGGCAGATTTGAAGCCAGCTTCATCATCTGTTCTTTATTTTTAGTAAAGCCCAATGCTTCAAAAATGAACTCATACAAAGCCTGTTCCCAAACTGCTTTACTTTTTGGTATTACTGCAGATTTCCCGGAAAGCTCAATTATCCGGTTTTTTATTCTGCCTGCTCTAAGAGATAGCCTTTCATAAGCAAGCTTTTCGAGCCAACTAGTGATAACATCCGGATCTGCTTTATAACTTTGGTCATTACAAGGCAAACGGAATTTGGGAGAAGGATTTGATATGATATCCTGCCAGATATCATGTATCGAGGCTGTTAAATGATGAGAAAGTATTACTGTCGGAAGGCTGCGTTTTATCCGGAGCTTTGGAGGTGTGCGCTCTTCGGAATCCCACATTACTATATGCAGTATAACGGAGTTATACCTGCGGTCTTTGGGGTGGGAGTGCTCAGCCCAGTTTTTATAATCACGGTGAATTTCAATATCCCCTGCATACAGTTTGCCGCCGATTTTGACTTTTGCATCTTTGTAATCAGGACCTGCATCATAGTTGCGTTTGCCTAGGTCAATTACTTCAACATCGTCGCCGGAATCAGTTACAAGGGCTTTATAATAGGAATCGCCGCTTTCCCAGATGCGGCAGATAAAATCTTCATTGATGTTTAGTTTGGGTTTCAATGATTTTAAAAGGTAAAATTTCTTAATATTAATGCAAAAGCAGATGATATAAGTAAATGATTGATTTTTAAAGCCCAGACTGAAGTATCTTTGCCACGAACTACTTCTTCATCATTAAAAAGCCGTTAATTTCGTCGCGGGCTTTCATAGCGGCTTCGCCAACAATGGCTTTAAACTCCTCGGCGGTTTCCGCCTTTGGCGCAGCGTATATTATCGAACGGCTTTGGTTAATTACAAATAAAGAATGGTTCAGTGAATTAATGGTTTTTTCAAGTGAGCCTTTCTGCGCTCCAATACCGGGAATAAGCAGCGGAACTTCGGGGAAATTCTTCGTCATCTTGGCAATTTCCTTGGTATGGCTTGCGCCGAACACAAAACCTGTTTTGTGGTCATTCCAGGAAAGCGCTTTTTCAACCACAACTTCCCAAAGCGGCTTATTGTTTACCTTAAGGAACTGGAAATCATTAGCGCCGTAATTAGAAGTGAGCGCAAGTATCCATACGAACTTGTTCTTTCGGCGCAGAAATGGCCTGGCTGAATCCTGTCCCATATATGGCTGTACTGTAATGGAATCAAAGTTCAGCTCATCAAAAAAGGCTTGAGCGTAAAGCTCGGTAGTGTTTTCAATATCACCGCGCTTGGCATCTGCGATAGTTATGAGGTTTTCCGGAATTGCCGCAAGAGTTGAGCGGATTGCAGCAAATCCGCGGTCAGTATCCCGCTCATAGAAAGCAATGTTAAGCTTATATCCGCAGGCAAATTCTTTTGTAGCTTCAACAACCAGGTTGTTGAATGCGGCAATCGGATTCACTTCTGTTTTGAGGAATTCGGGGATCTTTGTGATATCAGAATCGAGTCCAACAACCAAATGTGAGTTTGATTCTCTTAAAGCCCCTTTAAATTTTTTGGAAAAGTGCAATATAGTTTAGTTGAAAGTTTATAGTTGATAGTTGATACCTTACATCTTACATTTCAAATTTGATGTTTCACATCTAAACATAATCTTTACGGTTACGGTACGCATTCAATATAATACCAAGCATTATCAGATTGCTAAGTAAAAATGAAACACCATAGCTCATAAATGGCAAGGGAATCCCGATAACGGGCATAATACCCATTATCATTCCCAGATTAATTAATATATGGAACGAGAAAATAGTTGCAAATCCGATACAGCAAATACTTAAGAACTGATTTTTGCAAATAAATGCAATATGTATTGTTTGCCAAATTAAGATCAGGAAGAGCAGGACAACAGCAATAGAGCCAACGAACCCGAACTCCTCTCCAACCATGCAGAAAATGAAATCTGTCCACTGTTCAGGAATATATTTAAGCTGGGTCTGCGTACCCTGCAGGAATCCCTTACCTGTCAATCCGCCTGAACCGATAGCAATTTTAGACTGGATAACGTTATAACCGGCGCCTAAAGGATCTGATTCAGGGTCAAACATGCTTTGAATGCGCTTTTGCTGGTAGGGCTGAAGCTTGCTGTATATCATATTAACAGAAAAGCCCGAAGCTATGGCTATACATACCACTACTGCAGAGATAAGGATATTTTTCTTGAAAACCATCATCATAGCTATAATAAATACAATTGCTGCGACAAAATACCACGTACCAAGGAATGCGCAAATAGCAGTAATAGCTGGCGCTACGATAAAGAACATTATATAATTCGGCATACCAGCCCAGTATAGAACCGGCAGAAGCAGGAAGAGAAATACCAGGGTTGTACCCATATCCGGCTGCAGCATGATAAGCGCTACAGGCACAAGGCATATTGCCACTGCATACATAAAATCACGAAGCTTGGTTACATCAGCTTCTTTGTTCTTGTTAGAGAGAAAGTAAGCAAGCGCCAAAACAACTGCAACTTTGGCAAATTCAGAAGGCTGCACACCAAATCCCGCTACGCTGAACCAGCTTGTCTGCCCTTTGATCTTTTTCCCAAGGAAAATAACGGCAATAAGCAGTATCAATACAAGGCCGTAAACAATATAGGAAGACATAGCAAGATATTTGGGCGGCGTGTACATTATTGCAAGCACAACAACAACGCCAATGCATGCTGAAACAAGCTGTTTGGTAAAGTTACCGGAAACAAGCTCATTGCCGAAAGTTGCGCTGTAAATAGCAACGAGGCCGATGCTTATGAGCGCAAATGCCGAAATGAAAACTACGAAATTGAACCTTTCAAAAATCTTTGCCTGCATTAAAATTTAATGTTATAAATTAAACTATCTTTCACCGAATGAATCTTTAACTTCACTCTCATCAGTTAAACCGAGTAGGTATTTCAAAATTATTCTCTGAGCAATAGGGGCGGCAACTGTTGCACCGAAGCCTGCATTTTCCACCAGCACGCATATAGCGATCTTAGGATCTTCATAAGGCGCGTAAGCTATGAACCAGGAATGATCCTGTCCATGCGGATTCTGCGCAGTGCCGGTTTTACCGGCTATATTTACGTCACTTGTTCTTATCGATCTGGCTGTGCCGTTTCCGTTAACAACAAGATACATACCTTTTTGAATAATCTTGAAATATTCTTTATCAATTGGCACATCGTGCTTTTTATATTGTACCGGAGTTAACTCGCCTGTAACAGGATTTTTAAGTGAACGCACAAGGTGCGGCTGCACAAATGTACCTGAATTGGATAGAATTGCCGTATGCAAAGCCATCTGCAGCGGTGATACACCAAGCTCTCCCTGGCCAATACCAAGACTTACAACATATCCCTGGGTCCACCCTGTTGAGCCGTAACGTTTATTGTAATACTCAGTTGAAGGAAGAAGGCCCTTGGTTTCTTCCGGGATATCAATTCCGGTTTTTTGACCAAAGCCGAGCATCTGGCCATACTTGCTCCAGTTATCAAGTCCAATACGCAGAACAAGCTTGTAGAAAAATACGTTTGATGAGTGTTCAATAGCTGTAGGTATAGTAATTGATCCGAACGCACCGTGATCTCCGAATACTTTATTTCCGAACCTGAAGCTGCCTTCACAAGGAATTGTTGAGTTCGGTTTGAGAAAACCTTCCTGAAGCGCTGAAAGCGCGGAAACCATTTTATAAGTTGAGCCCGGGGGATATTTAGTCTGCGTAGCGCGGTTGAAAAGCGGGTTCTTTTTATCAGTGTTGAGCGCAGTCCATATTTCAGGCTTAAGCTTACCGCTGAAATAGTTCAGGTCATAATCAGGCTTGCTGACCATACAGATTATTTCACCGTTATTGGGGTCCATAGCCACTATACCGCCGGTCCTACCTTCAAGCAGCTTTTCTGCAAAATTCTGTACATCTGCATCAACGCTTAATATCAGGTCATATCCGCTGATAGCTTTTACATCGTTCTTTCCGTCGTTAAGGGGACCCACTT
Coding sequences within:
- a CDS encoding BamA/TamA family outer membrane protein: MLQIYRNITIIIGFLILFLSDPVLSQPQAKINFLEITGNDFFSDKELQNFIASKPGAFFSPAQFELDQRYIIKVYQDNGFTDCKITSSGYKYNFDSTGVALDISVDEGARIFIGDIVIEGSRIFTTNFLKDNMDTKTGEVLNAVTLNKDMSDLLNLYENKGFTFASIEVAEISEYNDGSGKKLRIKIIINENEKIKIDNITVEGNTNTRKEVITREITLGEGSTVSRENLIEIRRRLENLGYFESVEQPKILKYKNSTVLLIKVKEGNTNTFDGILGYVPPSQTEDKGYFTGLVNLSIRNLFGTGRKVEARFKKEIKTTQELELNYLEPWVLGYPVNMNFAFLQRIEDSSYIKRDLSFKTDAMITKKITVSAIFDYERVIPTSQSNFFTIFDSRVLGAGIEIKYDSRDYVYNPLSGILYRTSYSVGQKKIYNSSSFPLLDIPGDFTVQNGAMHLDFYYSFFKRQSSLLGLHGVEIRSPRFEAADLFRLGGNSTVRGYREGQFLASRAAWGNFELRYSLTRRSFAAIFYDAGYYLKPEDDIYNIPSQEGFIFGYGLGVRIETSLGMFGVSYALGRGDSILEGKIHFGLVNDF
- a CDS encoding GIY-YIG nuclease family protein encodes the protein MSNSYYVYILSSRRNGTIYTGVTNNLLQRMYSHKNNLLKGFTSRYGVNRLVYYEETGDIYAAIEREKEIKGWTRIKKMKLIESVNPNWKDLSQDWFK
- a CDS encoding DUF2851 family protein, encoding MKPKLNINEDFICRIWESGDSYYKALVTDSGDDVEVIDLGKRNYDAGPDYKDAKVKIGGKLYAGDIEIHRDYKNWAEHSHPKDRRYNSVILHIVMWDSEERTPPKLRIKRSLPTVILSHHLTASIHDIWQDIISNPSPKFRLPCNDQSYKADPDVITSWLEKLAYERLSLRAGRIKNRIIELSGKSAVIPKSKAVWEQALYEFIFEALGFTKNKEQMMKLASNLPLKLFDKHSNKNVTAIQAMLFGAGGLLFDVRVKEGYIDEIKNVWRELEPKLKVPLMERSMWNFFGQRPQNFPTIRLAYGSQIVYKLLYKDMFRSIINIFNNPGFSVKNAYPQLQDLLHPGIDDYWKSHYDLGKRSAGEKVLAGKQRIGDMIINVILPTALLYADEFNKPLIKENALNIYTRHRVKTDNNITRILSSQLLGDKDIRLNSPSMEQGAIQLYNFYCTRENCGKCEIGKQVFEKKGYDYRIIYY
- the pyrF gene encoding orotidine-5'-phosphate decarboxylase; translation: MHFSKKFKGALRESNSHLVVGLDSDITKIPEFLKTEVNPIAAFNNLVVEATKEFACGYKLNIAFYERDTDRGFAAIRSTLAAIPENLITIADAKRGDIENTTELYAQAFFDELNFDSITVQPYMGQDSARPFLRRKNKFVWILALTSNYGANDFQFLKVNNKPLWEVVVEKALSWNDHKTGFVFGASHTKEIAKMTKNFPEVPLLIPGIGAQKGSLEKTINSLNHSLFVINQSRSIIYAAPKAETAEEFKAIVGEAAMKARDEINGFLMMKK
- the rodA gene encoding rod shape-determining protein RodA, with amino-acid sequence MQAKIFERFNFVVFISAFALISIGLVAIYSATFGNELVSGNFTKQLVSACIGVVVVLAIMYTPPKYLAMSSYIVYGLVLILLIAVIFLGKKIKGQTSWFSVAGFGVQPSEFAKVAVVLALAYFLSNKNKEADVTKLRDFMYAVAICLVPVALIMLQPDMGTTLVFLFLLLPVLYWAGMPNYIMFFIVAPAITAICAFLGTWYFVAAIVFIIAMMMVFKKNILISAVVVCIAIASGFSVNMIYSKLQPYQQKRIQSMFDPESDPLGAGYNVIQSKIAIGSGGLTGKGFLQGTQTQLKYIPEQWTDFIFCMVGEEFGFVGSIAVVLLFLILIWQTIHIAFICKNQFLSICCIGFATIFSFHILINLGMIMGIMPVIGIPLPFMSYGVSFLLSNLIMLGIILNAYRNRKDYV
- the mrdA gene encoding penicillin-binding protein 2, with the protein product MDLSKRKNFYYIFSLIICIIIGGRLVQLQIINPDKFDKDAERNSVKTIITTPARGLIFDRNGKLLVDNKPSYSVTVVKKEFDTNNISTVCGLLGIEPDYLRAELKKIEGTNRFIPTRIQRDVDFRIISFIEENRELLKGIDYSIDPIRLYPTDFRGSHMIGYTKEISESMLKKQQGDYYKQGDLIGTTGLEAGYENYLRGEKGFEFILQDNKGREVGPLNDGKNDVKAISGYDLILSVDADVQNFAEKLLEGRTGGIVAMDPNNGEIICMVSKPDYDLNYFSGKLKPEIWTALNTDKKNPLFNRATQTKYPPGSTYKMVSALSALQEGFLKPNSTIPCEGSFRFGNKVFGDHGAFGSITIPTAIEHSSNVFFYKLVLRIGLDNWSKYGQMLGFGQKTGIDIPEETKGLLPSTEYYNKRYGSTGWTQGYVVSLGIGQGELGVSPLQMALHTAILSNSGTFVQPHLVRSLKNPVTGELTPVQYKKHDVPIDKEYFKIIQKGMYLVVNGNGTARSIRTSDVNIAGKTGTAQNPHGQDHSWFIAYAPYEDPKIAICVLVENAGFGATVAAPIAQRIILKYLLGLTDESEVKDSFGER